CCGCACGCCGGGCAACATCCAGGCCATCCGGCCACTCAAGGACGGCGTCATCGCCGATTTCACCGTGACGGAAAAAATGCTCCAGCATTTCATCCACAAGGTGCACGAGGCGCGTTTTTTCCACCCCAGCCCGCGGGTGCTGGTGTGCGTGCCCTGCGGCTCCACCCAGGTGGAGCGGCGCGCCATCAAGGAATCCGCTGCCGGCGCCGGGGCGCGGGAAGTCTACATCATCGAAGAGCCCATGGCGGCGGCCATCGGCGCCGGCATGCCAGTGAGCGAGGCCAGCGGCTCCATGGTGCTGGACATCGGCGGCGGCACCACGGAAGTGGCCATTATCTCTTTGAACGGCATTGTCTATTCCGCCTCGGTGCGGATCGGGGGGGACAGCTTCGATGAGGCCATCATCAGCTATGTGCGGCGCAATTACGGCACCCTCATCGGCGAGGCCACCGCCGAGCGCATCAAGCACGAAATCGGCTCGGCCTTCCCCGGCAAGGAAGTGCGCGAAATCGAGGTCAAGGGCCGCAACCTGTCCGAGGGCGTGCCGCGCAGTTTCACGTTAAACAGCAATGAGATTCTGGAAGCCCTGCAGGACCCCCTCTCAGGCATAGTCGGGGCGGTGAAAACCGCGCTGGAACAGACCCCGCCCGATCTGGGGGCCGATATTGCCGACCGGGGCATGGTGCTTACCGGCGGCGGCGCCCTGTTGCGGGATCTGGACCGGCTCTTGATGGAAGAAACCGGCCTGCCGGTGGTGGTGGCCGAAGACCCGCTCACCTGCGTCGCCCGGGGCGGCGGCCGCGCCCTGGAAATGATCGACGAAGGCGGCGCAGACGTGTTTGTCATCGAGTAAGCGCGTCCCCCCAGGACGTGCCGGAGGCGTGAGGAAACCGCCATCAAACCGTTATTCGCTCAAGGCCCGTCCGCCAATGCCCGACTGGTGTTTTTCGGCCTGCTGTCACTGGCCCTGCTCACTGTGGACCACCGTGAGCATCATCTCGAGAGCGTGCGCGCCGTGCTGGCCGCCATGGTCTCGCCCCTGCAATACGCCCTGGGCCTGCCCCTGGCCGCCGGCGACTGGGTGAGCGAAGCCCTGGCCACCCGCCAGAAACTGGAAGCGGAAAATGCCAGCCTGCGCGACCGGCAGTTGCTGCTGGAGGCCCGTTTGCAGAAGATGGCCGCCCTGGAGACGGAAAACCGCCGCCTGCGGAAACTGCTGGATTCCTCCTTTAAAATCGGCGAACGGGTGCTTATCGCCGAACTGATGGCGGTGGACCTGGAACCCTTTTCGCAGGAAATCGTAATCAACAAGGGCGCCCTTCACGGCGTCTATGAAGGCCAGCCTCTGCTGGATGCCCAGGGGGTGTTGGGGCAGGTGATCCACGTCAGCCCGCTGAGCAGCACTGCCATGCTGATCACGGATGCCAGCCACGCCCTGCCGGTGTGGGTAGACCGCAACGGCCTGCGCGCCATCGCCGTGGGCACCGGCGCCCCGGACCGGCTGGAACTGCCCAATCTGCCCAATAACACCGACATCAAGCCGGGCGACCTGTTGGTCACTTCCGGCCTGGGCGGGCGTTTCCCCCGGGGCTACCCGGTGGCCGTTGTTGACGGCGTGGAGCCCGACCCGCAACAAGCCTATGCCCGCGTTTCCGCCCGCCCCATCGCCCGTTTGAAGCGCAGCCGGGAGGTGCTGCTGGTGTGGCCGGCCCGGAAACCGCCCTGCCCGGCCAACGACGCCTCCTGCCAGGCCGGCGCGGCCGGGGGATAGCAGCGCCGTGGCTCTGGCGCGCCACCACGGGGGCTGGGTGATTGCATTCACCCTGATCGCGGCGCTGATGCTGGCCGTGACCCCCCTGCCCGACTGGGCCGCGCCCTTGCGACCGGAGTGGCCGGCCCTGGTGCTGATCTACTGGTGCCTGGCCCTGCCGCAGCGAACCGGGGTGGCCACCGGCTGGGTGGTGGGGCTGTTCCTGGATGTACTCAGGGGCGCGCTGCTGGGGCAGCACGCCCTGGCTTTTGCCATCATCGCCTACCTGACCATCAAACTTCACCGCCGCATCCGGGTCTTTCCCCTGTGGCAGCAGTCTTTGAGCGTCATGGTGTTCGTGGCCCTGCAACAAT
The window above is part of the Gammaproteobacteria bacterium genome. Proteins encoded here:
- the mreD gene encoding rod shape-determining protein MreD, with product MALARHHGGWVIAFTLIAALMLAVTPLPDWAAPLRPEWPALVLIYWCLALPQRTGVATGWVVGLFLDVLRGALLGQHALAFAIIAYLTIKLHRRIRVFPLWQQSLSVMVFVALQQLLALWIDGMSGAPTRGWSYWLPTLTSAVLWPWLFVLLRALRREFRVT
- the mreC gene encoding rod shape-determining protein MreC, translating into MKPLFAQGPSANARLVFFGLLSLALLTVDHREHHLESVRAVLAAMVSPLQYALGLPLAAGDWVSEALATRQKLEAENASLRDRQLLLEARLQKMAALETENRRLRKLLDSSFKIGERVLIAELMAVDLEPFSQEIVINKGALHGVYEGQPLLDAQGVLGQVIHVSPLSSTAMLITDASHALPVWVDRNGLRAIAVGTGAPDRLELPNLPNNTDIKPGDLLVTSGLGGRFPRGYPVAVVDGVEPDPQQAYARVSARPIARLKRSREVLLVWPARKPPCPANDASCQAGAAGG
- a CDS encoding rod shape-determining protein, coding for MLFKRFRGFFSNDLSIDLGTANTLIYVRGQGIVLNEPSVVAIRQDRGPGGPKSIAAVGGEAKAMIGRTPGNIQAIRPLKDGVIADFTVTEKMLQHFIHKVHEARFFHPSPRVLVCVPCGSTQVERRAIKESAAGAGAREVYIIEEPMAAAIGAGMPVSEASGSMVLDIGGGTTEVAIISLNGIVYSASVRIGGDSFDEAIISYVRRNYGTLIGEATAERIKHEIGSAFPGKEVREIEVKGRNLSEGVPRSFTLNSNEILEALQDPLSGIVGAVKTALEQTPPDLGADIADRGMVLTGGGALLRDLDRLLMEETGLPVVVAEDPLTCVARGGGRALEMIDEGGADVFVIE